The DNA region AACAGCTGCCGTCCCGCTCGTTAACCATGGGAACTCCGAGATCGTTAGCGCCGTAAAACCAATCGCGGCATTTCAGGGCAACCGCTTCGTATTTCGGCATATCGGTCAGTTCATAAGCTTTAGCCGCGGCCAATGCCAGCTTCATCACATCGACCGGCTGTTGGTCCCACAGCGCCCGATAGTCCGGGCGGCACCAGCCATGGCTTCCCACCGGCCGAATCTGACCCGCTTCATTTTGCGACAAACCGATCAGGAAATCGAGGGAGTTTAGGGCGGTTTCAAGCAATTCCGGCCGCTGCAAGATCTCGTACGCCCACAACAGCCCCCAGGGCAGCAGCGCGTTGCTGTAGGTGATTTCGGGCTCGTACCACGACCAGTTCGGTGCCGAATGCCGGCGATAAAGACCGGTAAGCCGATCTGCCAGCTCCTTGATTCGAACGGTCAAATCGATATCGAACCCGGAGCGCTGCAGCAGGCCGAACGCGGCCAAGGCGTAAGCCCATCCCCGCGGGTAACGCATTCCATCGGCCTGAGCGAGCGCTTTGCGCAGGATCGATTCGACCGCGAAGGCGAAAGACGAGGATGGTTTTGATGTCATTACCTTGGCGCAAGCCCAAAGTACGCGCCCCAGGCAATCGTCGGACGGCATTTCCGGCTCTTGGCTGCGGTCGTAAGCGAAATTGTTGTGGAAATGCCCGTCTTCTTTTTGCGCCCACAGCA from Paenibacillus macerans includes:
- a CDS encoding glycosyl transferase; this translates as MERRSVRFDHLAKMTDETGILEHALGVVPRRNEGYSTDDQARALWVCLEWAGNCGPEEQKWLDRLAETYTAFLLWAQKEDGHFHNNFAYDRSQEPEMPSDDCLGRVLWACAKVMTSKPSSSFAFAVESILRKALAQADGMRYPRGWAYALAAFGLLQRSGFDIDLTVRIKELADRLTGLYRRHSAPNWSWYEPEITYSNALLPWGLLWAYEILQRPELLETALNSLDFLIGLSQNEAGQIRPVGSHGWCRPDYRALWDQQPVDVMKLALAAAKAYELTDMPKYEAVALKCRDWFYGANDLGVPMVNERDGSCYDGLNADGPNRNCGAEAVVSYLLTEAVCEKWAREQAQLAKIQ